A window of the Homo sapiens chromosome 18, GRCh38.p14 Primary Assembly genome harbors these coding sequences:
- the HAUS1 gene encoding HAUS augmin-like complex subunit 1, whose product MEPQEERETQVAAWLKKIFGDHPIPQYEVNPRTTEILHHLSERNRVRDRDVYLVIEDLKQKASEYESEAKYLQDLLMESVNFSPANLSSTGSRYLNALVDSAVALETKDTSLASFIPAVNDLTSDLFRTKSKSEEIKIELEKLEKNLTATLVLEKCLQEDVKKAELHLSTERAKVDNRRQNMDFLKAKSEEFRFGIKAAEEQLSARGMDASLSHQSLVALSEKLARLKQQTIPLKKKLESYLDLMPNPSLAQVKIEEAKRELDSIEAELTRRVDMMEL is encoded by the exons ATGGAGCcgcaggaggagagagaaacgCAG GTTGCTGCgtggttaaaaaaaatatttggagatcATCCTATTCCACAGTATGAGGTGAACCCACGGACCACAGAGATTTTACATCACCTTTCAGAACGCAACAGGGTCCGGGACAGGGATGTCTACCTGGTAATAGAGGACTTGAAGCAGAAAGCAAGTGAATACGAGTCAGAAG CCAAGTATCTTCAAGACCTTCTCATGGAGAGTGTGAATTTTTCCCCCGCCAATCTCTCTAGCACTGGTTCCAGGTATCTGAATGCTTTGGTTGACAGTGCGGTGGCCCTTGAAACAAAGGATACCTCGCTAGCTAG TTTTATCCCTGCAGTGAATGATTTGACCTCTGATCTCTTTCGTACCAAATCCAAAAGTGAAGAAATCAAGATTGAACtggaaaaacttgaaaaaaatttaactgcAACTTTAGTATTAGAAAAATGTCTACAAGA ggaTGTCAAGAAAGCAGAGTTGCATCTGTCTACAGAAAGGGCCAAAGTTGATAATCGTCGTCAGAACATGGACTTTCTAAAAGCAAAGTCAGAGGAATTCAGATTTGGAATCAAGGCTGCAGAG GAGCAACTTTCAGCCAGAGGCATGGATGCTTCTCTGTCTCATCAGTCCTTAGTAGCACTATCAGAG AAACTGGCAAGATTAAAGCAACAGACTATACCTTTGAAGAAAAAATTGGAGTCCTATTTAGACTTAATGCCG aatccgTCTCTTGCTCAAGTGAAAATTGAAGAAGCAAAGCGAGAACTA GATAGCATTGAAGCTGAACTTACAAGAAGAGTAGACATGATGGAACTGTGA